One Fusarium falciforme chromosome 12, complete sequence DNA window includes the following coding sequences:
- a CDS encoding Peptide hydrolase codes for MRYTVPLVVALAASVSAAVPRAPLGERADKLFTLEIAPGETVEVTEDEKFQMIDDHIHFFDITEWKDHQPASAARLLATTASYPSKVQHKSNVEKIIKNVDLKKIEKQLKKFSSFHNRYFNSKYGVEAAEWLHKEVKKVIKKHPLATVRLIQHQAWSQPSIVVSIPGKVRLKTIITGSHLDSVISNDRGAGRAPGADDNGSASIMLLNVLDAFLKDPRIAKGDHDNTVEFHWYSAKETGLLGSQDIFNTYSRLGIQVEAMLNQDMVGYKGRDGVERFGLITDNTDPGQNDFLKVLIEEYADIPYEESQCGYACSDHASANRNGFPSSFLFETPFGNHNPHIHTPNDTIAYVDFDHIAQHVKVTTGFVYELAHHDFINA; via the exons ATGCGTTACACCGTACCCCTCGTTGTGGCCCTGGCCGCCTCTGTCTCTGCCGCTGTCCCAAGGGCACCCCTCGGGGAGCGTGCCGACAAGCTTTTCACACTTGAAATCGCTCCCGGCGAGACGGTCGAAGTTACTGAAGATGAGAAGTTCCAGATGATTGAT GATCATATTCACTTCTTTGATATCACTGAGTGGAAGGACCATCAGCCTGCCTCAGCAGCTCGTCTCCTTGCAACCACTGCTTCCTATCCTAGCAAGGTTCAGCACAAGTCCAATGTTGAGAAGATCATCAAGAATGTGGACCTCAAGAAGATTGAGAAGCAACTGAAAAAGTTCTCTTCTTTCCACAACCGCTATTTCAACTCCAAGTACGGAGTTGAGGCCGCTGAATGGCTTCacaaggaggtcaagaaggttaTCAAGAAGCACCCTCTGGCCACAGTTCGGTTGATCCAGCATCAAGCTTGGTCACAGCCATCTATTGTCGTTTCCATCCCCGGAAAGGTCCgcctcaagaccatcatcaccgggTCCCATCTTGACTCTGTCATTTCCAACGACCGTGGTGCCGGTCGAGCTCCTGGCGCCGACGACAATGGCTCGGCTTCCATCATGCTCCTCAACGTCCTAGACGCTTTCCTCAAGGACCCCCGAATTGCCAAGGGCGACCATGACAATACTGTCGAGTTTCACTGGTACTCGGCCAAGGAGACTGGTCTGCTTGGCTCCCAGGACATCTTCAACACCTACTCTCGCCTTGGAATTCAGGTCGAGGCCATGTTGAACCAGGATATGGTTGGCTACAAGGgccgtgatggtgttgaacgGTTTGGTCTCATCACAGACAACACGGATCCTGGTCAGAACGACTTCCTCAAGGTTCTGATTGAAGAGTACGCCGATATTCCATATGAAGAGTCGCAGTGTGGTTATGCTTGCTCTGACCACGCCTCGGCCAACCGCAACGGATTCCCCTCGTCTTTCCTCTTTGAGACGCCTTTTGGAAACCACAACCCTCACATCCACACGCCTAATGATACCATTGCCTATGTCGACTTTGACCACATTGCCCAGCATGTCAAGGTCACGACTGGTTTCGTTTATGAGCTTGCCCATCATGACTTTATCAATGCCTAG
- a CDS encoding MFS domain-containing protein produces the protein MPSTANIDTRVDIADDLAAVEKHGSDGGPENATAIDPKLQSSLLRKQDSRIIPLAAGIYLLCYLDRSNIGNAKVLNSSTKHDLLSETGMSNLDYTIALMVFLIAYALFEVPSNYFLKRMKPSRWISFLMFSWGTITMCLGAAHNYGSVTAMRFLLGVFEAGKSGLFPGLVYYLTFWYRPEERSLRVATILASATLAGAFGGAIAYGVGHMNQVGGLSGWRWLFILEGAPSVVSAALVWFCLPDYPETAKWLSLEEKDLAAARLAEQGSHGSSKSMTWEDAKSTLLEWRLWCHYLIYFGISAPFSSLSLFTPSITAGLGFADLRAQLMTVPPYAAAYVVTLLVSWSADRYNARALHSAAFSLIGAVGFIASAVLPAHSYSPRYGCLIVAACGSFACIPPLLGWLSSNLQSTAAIGLAIALNISMGAPGQIVGVWIYKAEEAKKGYPTGHWTNAGLLLFVSAGCIVMHFYYVWRNRRGGVGDPIFKY, from the exons ATGCCTTCCACAGCCAACATCGACACTCGCGTCGATATAGCTGATGACCTAGCAGCGGTCGAAAAG CATGGCTCCGATGGCGGCCCAGAGAACGCCACCGCCATCGACCCGAAGCTGCAGAGCTCGCTTCTGCGCAAGCAAGATTCACGCATCATCCCCTTGGCAGCGGGTATATACTTGCTCTGCTATCTCGACCGTTCCAACATTGGCAATGCCAAGGTTCTAAACTCATCAACCAAGCATGACCTTCTCTCCGAAACCGGCATGTCCAACTTGGACTACACCATCGCCCTCATGGTGTTTCTAATTGCCTACGCGCTCTTCGAGGTGCCCTCCAACTACTTTCTCAAGCGCATGAAGCCAAGCCGATGGATCTCGTTCCTCATGTTCTCTTGGGGCACCATCACTATGTGTCTTGGCGCTGCCCACAACTACGGTTCTGTCACAGCTATGCGATTTTTGCTTGGCGTTTTCGAAGCAGGCAA GTCAGGTTTATTCCCAGGCTTGGTATACTACTTGACTTTCTGGTATCGCCCTGAAGAAAGATCCCTCCGTGTTGCGACCATTCTTGCTTCAGCAACGCTTGCTGGTGCATTTGGTGGCGCCATCGCATATGGTGTTGGCCATATGAATCAAGTTGGCGGTTTGTctggttggcgatggctgTTTATCCTCGAAGGTGCTCCTTCAGTGGTATCGGCGGCATTGGTGTGGTTTTGCCTCCCTGACTATCCCGAGACAGCCAAGTGGCTTTCCCTagaagagaaggatctgGCAGCTGCCAGGTTGGCTGAACAAGGCTCTCACGGAAGCAGTAAATCCATGACCTGGGAAGATGCCAAGTCGACACTCCTGGAATGGAGACTATGGTGTCACTACTTG ATCTACTTTGGCATTTCAGCACCATTCTCAAGTCTGTCTTTGTTTACACCATCAATCACTGCAGGCCTTGGG TTCGCAGACTTGAGAGCTCAGTTGATGACTGTGCCTCCATACGCAGCGGCATACGTAGTCACACTCCTCGTGTCTTGGTCGGCTGATAGATACAACGC CCGCGCCCTCCATTCCGCTGCATTCTCTCTCATTGGGGCTGTGGGGTTCATCGCGTCTGCAGTTCTGCCAGCTCATTCATATAGT CCTCGTTATGGATGTCTCATTGTTGCAGCTTGCGGTTCATTCGCCTGCATTCCTCCTCTCCTAGGCTGGCTTTCATCCAACCTGCAATCCACCGCAGCCATTGGTTTGGCGATTGCCTTGAACATCTCTATGGGAGCCCCTGGTCAGATTGTGGGAGTCTGGATCTACAAGGCTGAGGAAGCTAAAAAGGGATATCCAACCGGCCACTGGACCAATGCTGGGTTGCTCTTGTTCGTGTCCGCGGGTTGTATCGTGATGCACTTCTACTATGTATGGAGGAACAGGCGTGGGGGCGTCGGTGATCCCATCTTCAAGTATTAA